The Sorex araneus isolate mSorAra2 chromosome 7, mSorAra2.pri, whole genome shotgun sequence nucleotide sequence TCTTTTGcctggggatggagccagggtctcacacatgcaggtGAGTGCGCTTCTGCCCAGACATAGGCCCTCATCCCCACCACGAAATTGTTTTTGATCATATAGGTTTTGtaaggaaaaacatttaaaatagtctttatttttcttcattatttcttataaaatattaaaaaaaaatccaagatacATAGTCACGTTTTAAAAATTCGGCATTTATAGAAAAGGAAACCATAATAAAGTCCACTTTAGGTAAGACAATTTTAATTCTGTGATCAAGAGGCTTTAAAAATTGATTCAGAAATTAGCAGTCTGAGGGGAGGTCAGTTCCAGAAGCTCCCTCTTCCCATCTTTCAAACATAGTTTCAGGAGTCATGAGTGAATGTTTTGTGGTGTTGTGAATAAATATCATTCATATCTTCCACATAGGTTTTACTTGTAATGGACACAAGGACAGAACAGacattcattttaaaagtaagtacaatttgttttttgttttttttttgctttttgggtcacacccggtgattttcagaggttcctcctggtcctgcactcaggaatcactcctggcggtgctcggggaccatatgggatgctgggaatcaacccaggtcagccgggtgcaaggcaaaaacgccctacctgctgtgctatcggtccagcctcCAAGTAAGtacaatttgtatttttaatgatgtagacttttttttttttgaaactctgTTTTGAGAGAAGACACCCCGGTCTGTGTCTGGTGAGAAGTGTTCACTTCACCTCCTGTCTACCAGTCACAGCTGACACATAGGCTACAGGCTGCGGGACTTACTGCATGATGGTGAAAAAGAAGCGGGGAGTCCCAGGACAGCTCCACGTTGGCATGGTTTAGCCATACGCCCATGGTTTGTGATATTCATACATGGTCTCTAACGTTTGCACATGATCTGACAATCACACACACGGTCTGTGAGATCACACACCTGCCTGTGACAGTCACACTCATGACATCTGTGACAGTTACTAGCACGGTTCTGAGAGGATCTTACACATGGTCTGTGAGGATCGACACTATGATGGTTACATGGTCTGTAACAGTCGCAAACATCGTCTGTAATGGTACATGCTGTCTGTGATGCCCACACATACTCCTACTTGGACCAGGACTGCAGCTCCTAAGAGCTGAATCTTGCCTCAAGCCTCTTTTACCACCTGTCTTTGAGAAAATGTTACCTCCTAACCTCTCTTTGCTCTAAATTCAATTTTAATCCTATTTATCACTAAATGAACAAGGAGAGAAAAATCCCGTTTTCTGGTTTTGAGTCTGAATTAGAAATGAATCATGACAGCACCTACTCtaaaaatactttcatttaaGCACTGCCACAGCCTCTGGAATTAATTAGCTCCCATTAGCCTAATATTTCTGTGCCTCTACTTGTCGGCACGGCAGTAGTCACATGGGCACATCTGAAACAAGGGTCTTTTTGGGAGGAGATTTGGCCTCCGACTCCTAGCTAGGGTGTGACCCTGAGGTCAtgcccccctctcctgcccccccaggAGAACCATGAAGTTCTTAGTGTTGTCGGGCTCAGCCCGGCCCCTCCTTGTGCCCGACCCTGCATCTAAGGAACTGGATGGTGTCTGGCCTGCCTGTGTAGCACTTTGGAGACCAGGAGCTGGAGGCAGGGGGCCCGGGAAAAGCCCTCAAGGGCTTGGTTGGAGAGCCTTGCTGATGGGGACTCTGACCTGTGACATTGGCTGCAGTGGCAGCGCGGTGGCATCTTCTCTGCCTGGCGGTATGCCATGTGCTATCAGTGGGGCCCCCGGGGACAGGGCAGAGAGTGGCAGCTGAGTGGGGCTTGGCCTGGCTGCTGAGCCCCGTGCACAGCAGGCTCCAGCGGCAGCTGGGGGCATGACTGAcctttgtgctctctctcaggGCCTGAGGAAGAGCAGCGCGGGCGGCGGAGGCAGAAGGACCATTATCCCCCGCCGCGTGCCCCACATGGTGCGTCTGCACAAGTACATTGTGTCTGACGAGTCTGTGTTCCTGGTGCTGCAGCATGCTGAAGGTGTGTGGACCGACCTCCCCCGAGCTCAGCTTGGACCCGGAGCCCTTGCCTGTGGGGGGCTTATGTGTCTGCAGGAATTGAGCACATCTCTGTCTTGCCTCCCACTCACCATCCGGAGAGGACAGGGGCCTTCTTCCCAGCTCTgcctgcagggcctggggctggcatGGGTAGGAGGTTCCTGAGCCTTATGCCTCCGCAGATGCCTCTGACATGCAGCTCTGTGTCAGGCAGGGGTTTAATCTTGTTCTCTTGTTCATGCTAGATGACTCTGATGTTCACAGACTAAAATTAAAAGCATCCCCTGAAGAATTAATTAATTCCCTCCTTTTTTAGACGGCCCTGGTATTTGCTTACCGTTTGACACCGCCTAGTTTTCTGATGTGGGTTCTTACTAATATAGCCATTGGCACCCCATGGGCGCAGAGAGGGGCTGCTCTGCGTCCAGACTCTTCAGGCTACTCAGCTTGTAGGAGAGGGAACGGGGGGCTCCAAATGATATTTTGATTCGTTTTTGCCCTTTCACATTtggatttaaatatattttatttagagtcACAGTACAGCACTTAAATATAGATCACACATTAAAAGTACTACTTTCAGGCTTTTAAGAGGTGTTCTTAAATTAGTAAAACATATTATTTCCCACATTTCATGAaggtgttattattatttttacatcattgagaaaaaaagaatgtggttGCTTTGCTAATGAGACATAACCTGTGAGTTCAGTGCATTTTCCTGGGAAAAGGTGCTTTGTGGAATAAGGTAACTCATGCGAGATTTTGGTGGGGGCAATAAactattgatattttttattgtgaAGTAGGCCGGGCCCCCCCTCAGATGGAGGGAGGCCTCCATATGTGATATTTAATAGGAAATTCAGAAGGGGCTGTGTGGTCTCTCAGGTATTAAGAGAGTTAATTGTGTGTGTGAATTGGATGACTAATTCACCTTTGTTCTGACATTATAGACGGCTTTTATCTGAGGATACCAGTGCATTACAGACATTATTGAATTAGAGGTCGTGTCATCCGATCGCCAAATACAGCCACCTCTGGTGTGGAGCTGAGTGACTCGTGTAGTCATAATCCATAATAATTTGGAACAAGGTCAGCAGGATGGAAGTAATCACAGTCATGGTTCTGTTGCCCAGTGTGGATCTTTCTGTAGCATTGTCTGGGACCCTTCAGCCCTAGACTGCCTCTTCTCTGGGCagcttccccttccttctccaaACCAGACTCCATTTCCTTCGTCACGTTCTCACTTTCTCTGCTGCACCCTGAAGCTGACAGTTCAATTGGTTTCACCTTACCTTCATTCTCAAAAAACCCCTTTGGTCTAGAGAGGCAAATTCCAGTATCCCAGCGCTTTGGAGGGCCCACACCATCCTCTCTTCCTTTACTGCTGTCTGGGTCTGACACGAGATCGGAAGGAGCATGTCATGTTGCGATGGTTGGAGGTATTGGGGGGACAGAGGTAGGAGGCTTTGACCATTGAATTCTGGATTATTTCATTGGGGTGGTGATAATAGAGGAACTTATTTGACCCTTCAGTTCAGATGTCTGTTGTTTAAGAGGATTTATGATAATGATACAAAATCTTTTTCCTTATATCTAGGGATGCTGTGGTGGGTGGGGGCACCAGAGCTatagctggtgctcagggaaccatgtattgctagggtttgaacccaggccccACATATGCCAGGCATCCCCAATATCCGATCCAGCTCCCCACACCTGGCTCCCCACATCTGACCCAGTACTCCCACAGCAGGCCAGCACCTcacacctggccctgcactcccATAACCAGCCCAGCATCCTGATGTCTGGCCCTATACCCCGATATCAGGCCCATCACCCAGACCAGCCCGTCACCCATACTGGGCCCAGCAGCCCTTTACCCAGCTCAGCACTGTCTACACATTCTCCCCAGGGCCAGATCTAGCTTTCCTAGTGTAGCTCAGACACTGTCCCAGGATCACCCACCTGGAGTCAGCGTGAGGGCTAGTGGCTGAAACATGGGGTACTTGGAATGGGGCCAGGCCGGTGGCTAACAAGACTCATGGATGTTACTAAGAAGGAACAGTATATTTGTAGGCATAGACTTCATTCATTCAACCGCTCCCCAAGTCATTAGTGGTCAGATTGTTCTCATATGTCTGTGGGCATTTTTGTCAGGGTCCAGGACTGCTCGGGTGCCCATGACTGACTGTTGAGCCGGTTTCCTAACAGACGTACTTTAAAGGAAACACATTTTATCTTGTTCTGTCTGGGGCTAcgaccagtggtgctcagggcttattcctgactctgtgctcaaggctcactcctggcaggtcttgggggaccatgtgtgacaCCAGAGGCTTGAGCCCGGGTCCGATGCCTTCCTGCtgcactgtcgctctggccccagagtgtGGATTGCTTTATTTTGATAGAAGCTTGTGAAGCAACAGTAGAGGAACATTGCAGAACTTAATCCTACTCAGTACCCATCATACACAACACTTACCGGACTTAGCACCTCACCATACTCAGTGCTCATGCTCAGTGCACGCCGTGTTCAGCACCCATCATAACCAGTGCCTATTGTACTTGTGCTCTTCAGACTCAGTACTCACCATGCTCGGTCCCTTGTCATAGTGCTCATCAGACCTGGGGTTACATGTGAGGTTCAGTGCAGATGAATTCTGGGAAGAGAAGAGGCAGAGACCTGAGTCCTGGGGTGAGTCTGTCTTGTGCTGGGTATGGGGTCACGGGGACAGAGATCTCGGGGAAGTGATCTGTAGGTTACAGGCCCAGACCCAGAGGAGGTTCTCTGGTGGCGGGCAGTGTGGTGGCGAGACTCAGGAAGGACGTGGAGTGTCCGCATGGCTTCAGCCTTGCTCCCTGGGGCCTGGTCAGAGGAATCAGCGGAGGAAGACCACGACCATGTTCCCTGGGCTCAGAAGCTTGTCTGATACAGGGAGCCTGGGCGAGGGTGGCCGAGACATCCAGGTGGAAGAGGCTCTGGGGCCGAGGAGGGGAGTGTCTGTGCAGTGGCCACTGCTGCTCGGGTGGGCTGGTCGAGGGAGGAACAAAGCGTTTCTTAGCCCTCTCCTGGAGCGCTCTCTGCTGTCTCTGAAACCTCCCCACTGCAGAGATGCCAGCTCTGAGCTGGTGCTGTTCATTCTGGTGCCCCCCTCGAGGCCCACAGCCGGGAGGAAGACACCGTCCATTGCCAGAGGAAGCATTGCTGTAGTATCATGGGCAGTGGTGTGGGGAGGTGTCATGCTCAGTGCCGGCACTGCGGGGTGTCGGCGTGGTCTACTCAGTGTGGCCCGGTGGATTAGTTCCTCTAGAGCAGGTCAGGGATGTTCTGCCTATGGATTGAAGAAGGCTTGTGAAATAGTGCTCTGGCTCTGGTGCTCGatgggacagacacagacatttCTCATAGGCTGCTGGCCTCCACTGATGGTGAAAATGTCCATAGGGTCCCTGGCAGGACAAGGGACCTTACCCTGCTTTAGAGGAGTTTGAAGACCAAAGAGAAAAAGGTCGATTTTCAGACCTGTTTCCCTTGCTGTACAATACTGAATAATTTACAAAATCTCCTGGAAAAGGGGCCTTTGCACAGGACTGGGCCTCTCTGAGCACCGTAGTCCTCTTATAGGGGAAGTGCCACTTAGATCTTCGCTAAGTTTGCTTTTGTGGTGATTGGTTAAGATGTCTGGAGCCACCTCCACTTTCTTGCAGAACAATTTTAATCGGTTTGACTTTGGTAGTTGGTTAATACCTGTTTTATAGTTTAAAGTATTTAACCATTCTAATTAGGAGGAGAAATTGtttttttatcatgttttttaaattaattcattttggggggtagcacccagtggtgctcaggagttactcctggctctgtgctcaggggtcacttcagtggactcagaggaccatatgtagtgccagggattgaacccagcttggctgtgtgcaaggcaggagccctcctTGGAGCTGGACTGTCATTCTGGCAGGTCTTTGTTGGTcttaaataataaaggaaaactaAGCTAACGTTAACTACCCAGTGAGTATTGCTGTCAAACATGGATTTCCGTGCAGTTGTTGGGATTCGGTTTCCATAGGTTTCTGACACGCGTCACAGCACAGACTTGGATGGCAGTGGCCTCCTTCATCCAGGACTGCCCCGTTACCTGTCCTCAGCTCCTTCTACCCGGCCCCCCAACTCTTCTCACTTTGTATGGGGGACGGAAAGTGGACCAGCCTGGCCCCGTCCCAGCTCTCCCCGCTGCGCCTGACTGCTTGTTTCCAGGGAAGGCATGATGTGGCTGTTTCCCCTGCGGGGCCCTGCAGTTTCAGAGCACCGACTCAGGCACTTCTGCAGGGACTAGCGTCTGTACTTGAAACAGTCTCTACACAAACAGATGTTTCTGCGCCCCATCTCAGCCTCCGTTAGAGCAGAGTGCTGAGCGGTGAGGCTACATGGTAGTGTTTTGTCACACAGAGGGAGAAAACTGCTGTGTTGTAAACTTGCGAACAGGTGGTTAGGGAAGGGAGGTGCTGGGGCAAGGTGCTTTTCCATCCTGTGTGAGAGGGTTTGGCCTCATCACCTCTGCGTGCTTTCTAGGAGACTTTTGGTTTTTGTctagtagcactgttgcactgtcattctgttgttcatcagtttgctcgagtgggcaccagtaacgtctccattctgagacttttgttactgtttctggcatatcgaatacaccttggggagcttgccaggcactgttgtgcgggcgggatactctcggtagcttgccgggctctcagagagggacggaggagtcgaacccggatcagctgtgtgcaaggcaaacgccctacctgctgtatatggctccagtccttttaTCTAGTAAGTAAGCTTATTTAAACTCAAGCTTACTTACCAATAAGTAGGGAGTAATTTGGGATCTTAATGATTCTTTTATTCTCATACTTGTTCGCAGGTGGCAAACTCTGGTCGTATATCGGTAGATTTCTCAGCAGAAGCCCCGAGAACACCCTGGCGGCAGAGGCAGTGGGAGCACACAGCCCGAGGCAAGTCCCTGGCCAGCTGCCTGTGACCAGCCCTCAGGCTGCCGGCGGTGTTGGCCCTGGAGCCTCAGGGACGCCCCTGGGAGCCTTGGCTTTGCCACTGCCGCTGCAGATGAGCCTCCAGCCCAGGTCTCAAGAGGGGAGCCAActggacgaggaggaggaggaggaggagcctgaggaagaggaggatggcCAAGCGAGTTCTCCCCGGTGGTCTGGATCAGGCTCGAGCTCTGAGGAGGGCTGTACATCCAGCTATTCCACGCTGTGCAAAGAGTATGGGCGGGAGCAGGTGGAGCCTGGGGCTCTGAGCGAGGAGCTTCTCTGGAGGCCCGAGGATGGACGGCCCGCCCCCCTGACTGCCGAGAGCCCGCCCCGGGCCTTGGGGCTCGGACTCTGTCCCAGAGACGGTGACTTGGAAGCTGCCTCCTCAGCAGCCTCCCGAGGCAGCCCCCTGGACCTCTTCCGGATTGACAGCAAGGACAGCGCCAGtgagctcctggggctggagttggCAGAGAGCCCAGGTGACCTGCTGTCCCCTGCCACACGCCCTGGTGGGTGCGAGGACGACTCTGTGCCTGTCATTTCTTTCAAAGACGCTGCTCTGGACGCCAGCCCTGCAACTGAGGAGGGAAGGCCCGACCTCCTGGTCAATCTGCCGGCTGGACTGGAAGCAGCCAGGGTCGTGCCCGTGGGCCCTGCCACCTGCTCGATGCCACCTGCGGGCCTGGGGGACAGCCGACTTCTGGAAGCCCCTGACGTGCTGTGCCTTGGACTCAGCCCCGAGCCCAGTGGAGAGTCTGAGGAAGGGACCACTGAGGAGGGAGGCAGTTCCTTCAGACCCCAGTCCCAGTGGAGGACAGAGGAAGCCCTAGCCATGGGGAGTGTCCTTGCTGCAACTGTTGATAGTGACCAGAAGCTCGGAGAGGTGGGTTCTGCAAGGGGTCCCAGCTGTGCAGAAGAAAGTGGTGGTCAGGCCACCAGCTGCCCAGCTGACCCTGCTGGACACCAGGCAGACACGGACCTTTTCCAGACAGAAGAGGTTCTGCTGTTCGCAGAGCATGCACCCGGCGACAAGGCCTTTGGAAGTCTGGGCCTGCCCTCTCGAGACTCAGAGGCCACGGCAGAGAGCTGGACAGCCCTGACTGGAGATGGGGAAATACACCAGATTTTTGAGGCCCTGGATAAGCAATTAGCCCTTCACGCCAGGTTCTCCATCCCGGAGGGCTGTGTGCAGCGCTGGGCAGCCGAGATGGTGGTGGCGCTTGATGCCTTGCACCGGGAAGGGATTGTGTGCCGCGATCTGAACCCAAACAACATCTTATTGAATGATAGAGGTCAGGAACTTTagcaaatgcatttctttttattcGCTGTTGCTTCCAATTAACTGAGTAGGCGTTTTGTCTTGTAATTAGTATCTTCATTTCCTGTCTGGAGCTTCATCATCAGTGCAGCAGATTCACCCCCAGTAATAGCTTCTAGTGCTTAATGATGCCATTATTCTTAATGATACTGTTTTTAGCCACAAAAGGAGTAATTACAGTTCACTTCTgcagaaaatggaagagaaaaatgttttgatttctCCTGTCGTTTTGTTTTTAGGACACATTCAGCTAACGTATTTCAGCAGGTGGAGCGAGGTTGAAGATCCTTGTGACAGCGATGCCATGGAGAGGCTGTACTGCGCCCCAGGTCAGCGCACCCCTAATGCATCCCTCCGAAAAGGGGTGACTCTGGGCTGATTTGTGACCCAGATCAGCACGCCTAACGTCTTTCACCTGAAAAGGGGCAGCTCTGGGCTGTCCTGTGTCCCAGGTCAGCGTACCCCCTAACACTCATCCCAACAGAAGTCAGTTCTTCTCTTGTAGTTTCCGGAGATGCAAGGTGTGTTGGTCTCTCTGGCTTTCCTTGAAGAAAATGTG carries:
- the RPS6KC1 gene encoding ribosomal protein S6 kinase delta-1 isoform X1, producing MSSPRERAAELARFYTVTDAQRHPRGHTVYKVTARVVSRRNPEDVQEIIVWKRYSDFKKLHKELWQIHKNLFRHSELFPPFAKGKVFGRFDATVIEERRQCAEDLLQFSANIPALYNSQQLGEFFRGGVIHDGSELIGPLDACPDSLTDSFAECSTEGFSSDSDLLSLPVDTDSLAETDDGMASGQNSPGRMLGPHLPVESAVPGAMAPDSERSRAEEERVTRSLFPGSFKPRLGRRDYVERAGEFIKLALRKEEEEDYEAASCLYRKGVDSLLEGVQGESSPTRREAVKRRTAEYLLRAESLSSLRRKAPPGGLSRVQPPGSVSSRPAGSPRSPAEELKAFRVLGVIDKVLLVMDTRTEQTFILKGLRKSSAGGGGRRTIIPRRVPHMVRLHKYIVSDESVFLVLQHAEGGKLWSYIGRFLSRSPENTLAAEAVGAHSPRQVPGQLPVTSPQAAGGVGPGASGTPLGALALPLPLQMSLQPRSQEGSQLDEEEEEEEPEEEEDGQASSPRWSGSGSSSEEGCTSSYSTLCKEYGREQVEPGALSEELLWRPEDGRPAPLTAESPPRALGLGLCPRDGDLEAASSAASRGSPLDLFRIDSKDSASELLGLELAESPGDLLSPATRPGGCEDDSVPVISFKDAALDASPATEEGRPDLLVNLPAGLEAARVVPVGPATCSMPPAGLGDSRLLEAPDVLCLGLSPEPSGESEEGTTEEGGSSFRPQSQWRTEEALAMGSVLAATVDSDQKLGEVGSARGPSCAEESGGQATSCPADPAGHQADTDLFQTEEVLLFAEHAPGDKAFGSLGLPSRDSEATAESWTALTGDGEIHQIFEALDKQLALHARFSIPEGCVQRWAAEMVVALDALHREGIVCRDLNPNNILLNDRGHIQLTYFSRWSEVEDPCDSDAMERLYCAPEVGAITEETEACDWWSLGAMLFELLTGKTLLECHPAGISTHTTVDVPGHVSEEARSLVQQLLQFNPVERLGAGAAGVEDIKSHPFFTPVDWAALTG
- the RPS6KC1 gene encoding ribosomal protein S6 kinase delta-1 isoform X2 — translated: MSSPRERAAELARFYTVTDAQRHPRGHTVYKVTARVVSRRNPEDVQEIIVWKRYSDFKKLHKELWQIHKNLFRHSELFPPFAKGKVFGRFDATVIEERRQCAEDLLQFSANIPALYNSQQLGEFFRGGVIHDGSELIGPLDACPDSLTDSFAECSTEGESSPTRREAVKRRTAEYLLRAESLSSLRRKAPPGGLSRVQPPGSVSSRPAGSPRSPAEELKAFRVLGVIDKVLLVMDTRTEQTFILKGLRKSSAGGGGRRTIIPRRVPHMVRLHKYIVSDESVFLVLQHAEGGKLWSYIGRFLSRSPENTLAAEAVGAHSPRQVPGQLPVTSPQAAGGVGPGASGTPLGALALPLPLQMSLQPRSQEGSQLDEEEEEEEPEEEEDGQASSPRWSGSGSSSEEGCTSSYSTLCKEYGREQVEPGALSEELLWRPEDGRPAPLTAESPPRALGLGLCPRDGDLEAASSAASRGSPLDLFRIDSKDSASELLGLELAESPGDLLSPATRPGGCEDDSVPVISFKDAALDASPATEEGRPDLLVNLPAGLEAARVVPVGPATCSMPPAGLGDSRLLEAPDVLCLGLSPEPSGESEEGTTEEGGSSFRPQSQWRTEEALAMGSVLAATVDSDQKLGEVGSARGPSCAEESGGQATSCPADPAGHQADTDLFQTEEVLLFAEHAPGDKAFGSLGLPSRDSEATAESWTALTGDGEIHQIFEALDKQLALHARFSIPEGCVQRWAAEMVVALDALHREGIVCRDLNPNNILLNDRGHIQLTYFSRWSEVEDPCDSDAMERLYCAPEVGAITEETEACDWWSLGAMLFELLTGKTLLECHPAGISTHTTVDVPGHVSEEARSLVQQLLQFNPVERLGAGAAGVEDIKSHPFFTPVDWAALTG